Proteins co-encoded in one Quercus robur chromosome 8, dhQueRobu3.1, whole genome shotgun sequence genomic window:
- the LOC126696747 gene encoding transcription factor JUNGBRUNNEN 1 isoform X1 has translation MEVAKVSSTENNNDEDNEVMLPGFRFHPTDEELVGFYLRRKVEKKPISIELIKQIDIYKYDPWDLPKVSTVGDKEWYFFCIRGRKYRNSIRPNRVTGSGFWKATGIDKPIYSVQEPHECIGLKKSLVYYRGSAGKGTKTDWMMHEFRLPPNGKCSNLTNANSAQEAEVWTLCRIFKRIPSYKKYAPNWKETSTKQNLTDSSPKTCSLDSDNSEPYISFEDSVFQQHNECKPYIQQVDETNHYFVGHLNTLNQVPFTPSYSNFWNPSGDDFFTKGNWDELRSVVQLASDPSQVYNCR, from the exons ATGGAGGTAGCAAAGGTGAGTTCTACAGAAAACAATAACGATGAAGACAATGAAGTCATGCTTCCAGGGTTTCGATTTCATCCAACTGATGAAGAGCTTGTTGGGTTTTATTTGAGACGAAAGGTGGAGAAGAAACCAATCAGTATTGAACTCATCAAACAAATTGATATCTACAAATATGATCCATGGGATCTTCCAA AAGTTAGTACTGTGGGGGACAAAGAATGGTATTTCTTCTGCATAAGAGGGAGGAAGTATAGGAACAGCATAAGACCAAACAGAGTCACAGGGTCAGGGTTTTGGAAAGCCACAGGTATAGACAAACCCATATATTCAGTCCAAGAACCTCATGAATGCATTGGCCTCAAGAAGTCCTTAGTCTACTACCGTGGAAGTGCTGGCAAAGGCACCAAAACTGATTGGATGATGCATGAGTTTCGTCTTCCACCAAATGGGAAATGTAGCAACCTCACTAATGCCAATAGTGCTCAAGAAGCT GAAGTTTGGACACTCTGCCGAATATTCAAACGAATCCCATCTTACAAGAAGTATGCACCAAATTGGAAAGAGACCAGCACCAAACAAAATCTAACTGATTCAAGTCCTAAAACATGCAGTTTGGACTCTGACAATAGTGAACCATACATAAGTTTTGAAGACTCTGTTTTCCAACAACATAATGAATGCAAGCCGTATATCCAACAAGTTGATGAAACGAACCATTATTTTGTGGGTCATTTGAATACTCTAAATCAAGTTCCATTTACACCATCTTATTCAAACTTTTGGAACCCCAGTGGCGATGATTTCTTTACAAAAGGAAACTGGGACGAGCTCAGGTCAGTGGTTCAGCTAGCTAGTGATCCATCCCAAGTGTACAACTGTAGATGA
- the LOC126696746 gene encoding uncharacterized protein LOC126696746 isoform X1 produces the protein MASNAVLPNLGMEQRPGDAENSLEKIKRQLASGSGRNLLQGPLLKRSETLRKWNERWVILDPTTGRMEYKIRRNEPTVKGSIIFDANSTITVSPVNFHGLPKYDGCCFYIGTPQKKDYFLCAETPGAARAWVSTLNATQLVLKAHKEAVNSLSGNGSAKLGTVAAVVAAANSTALECSKEIESAMQISLRNALGMVTNRTTDGPMDDVAIMRETLRVKDEELHNLAQDLRARDSTIREIAEKLSETAEAAESAASAAHTMDEQRRIACAEIERVKRDSEKQLESCVAKLKEYEQKVMTLSREKDQLIKQRDSANQEAHMWRSELAKARERVVILEAAVVRAEEKVRVAEADAESRIKEAVQKESAAVKEKQELLAYVNKLQTQLQRHHIDTKQVFEEKTESCSSIDNTLPLTKHVDLSEENVDKACLSVSRAVPVPGESVVHVAADQVNLRPIGDGEWSDIQATEARIADVREVAPEIEGSSLDIPVVSQPVNNHHEQGANSFHQP, from the exons ATGGCCTCCAATGCTGTTCTTCCG AATTTGGGGATGGAGCAGAGACCTGGTGATGCAGAGAACAGTTTGGAGAAGATCAAACGCCAGTTAGCGTCCGGTTCTGGTAGGAATTTGTTGCAAGGCCCACTTCTCAAGCGATCTGAGACC CTGAGGAAATGGAACGAGCGGTGGGTGATTTTGGACCCAACCACTGGGAGAATGGAGTACAA GATTAGGAGAAATGAACCAACTGTCAAGGGATCCATTATATTTGATGCAAATAGCACCATTACAGTGTCTCCTGTCAACTTCCA TGGACTACCAAAGTATGATGGCTGCTGTTTCT ATATTGGGACCCCACAGAAAAAAGACTACTTCCTTTGTGCAGAGACTCCAGGTGCAGCTAGAGCTTGGGTATCAACCTTGAA CGCAACACAATTGGTTCTGAAGGCCCATAAAGAGGCTGTGAATTCCTTAAGTGGAAATGGTTCTGCAAAATTAGGAACAGTCGCAGCAGTAGTTGCTGCTGCCAATTCAACAGCTCTCGAATGTTCTAAAGAAATTGAATCAGCAATGCAGATTTCTTTAAGAAATGCTCTAGGAATGGTGACAAATAGAACAACTGATGGTCCAATGGATGATGTAGCAATCATGAGG GAGACACTACGAGTTAAGGATGAGGAACTGCACAATTTGGCTCAGGACCTTCGTGCACGGGATTCAACAATAAGAGAAATTGCTGAGAAATTATCTGAGACAGCTGAAGCTGCTGAGTCTGCTGCATCTGCAGCTCATACAATGGATGAACAAAGAAGAATTGCATGTGCAGAAATTGAGCGTGTTAAAAGAGATTCCGAGAAGCAGCTGGAGTCATGTGTGGCAAAG CTAAAAGAGTACGAACAAAAGGTTATGACCTTGAGTAGAGAAAAGGATCAATTGATCAAGCAGAGAGACTCTGCTAATCAGGAGGCTCATATGTGGCGTTCTGAGCTTGCAAAAGCTAGAGAGCGTGTTGTTATATTAGAAGCAGCTGTTGTGAGAGCAGAGGAAAAGGTCAGGGTTGCAGAGGCAGATGCTGAATCTAGAATAAAGGAGGCAGTACAGAAAGAGTCAGCTGCTGTGAAGGAAAAGCAAGAGCTTCTGGCATATGTAAATAAGTTACAAACACAACTCCAAAG aCATCATATTGATACTAAGCAAGTCTTTGAGGAGAAGACCGAGTCTTGCTCAAGTATTGATAACACGCTTCCCCTGACAAAGCATGTAGACTTGTCGGAGGAGAATGTGGATAAAGCATGTCTCAGTGTTTCTAGGGCAGTCCCAGTTCCTGGGGAGAGTGTAGTCCACGTGGCAGCAGATCAGGTCAACCTCCGGCCAATTGGAGATGGTGAATGGAGCGATATTCAGGCAACAGAGGCAAGGATAGCTGATGTAAGAGAAGTTGCTCCTGAGATTGAAGGAAGCAGCTTGGATATTCCTGTTGTTAGCCAACCAGTTAATAACCACCATGAACAAGGAGCAAACTCTTTTCATCAGCCTTGA
- the LOC126696747 gene encoding transcription factor JUNGBRUNNEN 1 isoform X2: MEVAKVSSTENNNDEDNEVMLPGFRFHPTDEELVGFYLRRKVEKKPISIELIKQIDIYKYDPWDLPISTVGDKEWYFFCIRGRKYRNSIRPNRVTGSGFWKATGIDKPIYSVQEPHECIGLKKSLVYYRGSAGKGTKTDWMMHEFRLPPNGKCSNLTNANSAQEAEVWTLCRIFKRIPSYKKYAPNWKETSTKQNLTDSSPKTCSLDSDNSEPYISFEDSVFQQHNECKPYIQQVDETNHYFVGHLNTLNQVPFTPSYSNFWNPSGDDFFTKGNWDELRSVVQLASDPSQVYNCR; encoded by the exons ATGGAGGTAGCAAAGGTGAGTTCTACAGAAAACAATAACGATGAAGACAATGAAGTCATGCTTCCAGGGTTTCGATTTCATCCAACTGATGAAGAGCTTGTTGGGTTTTATTTGAGACGAAAGGTGGAGAAGAAACCAATCAGTATTGAACTCATCAAACAAATTGATATCTACAAATATGATCCATGGGATCTTCCAA TTAGTACTGTGGGGGACAAAGAATGGTATTTCTTCTGCATAAGAGGGAGGAAGTATAGGAACAGCATAAGACCAAACAGAGTCACAGGGTCAGGGTTTTGGAAAGCCACAGGTATAGACAAACCCATATATTCAGTCCAAGAACCTCATGAATGCATTGGCCTCAAGAAGTCCTTAGTCTACTACCGTGGAAGTGCTGGCAAAGGCACCAAAACTGATTGGATGATGCATGAGTTTCGTCTTCCACCAAATGGGAAATGTAGCAACCTCACTAATGCCAATAGTGCTCAAGAAGCT GAAGTTTGGACACTCTGCCGAATATTCAAACGAATCCCATCTTACAAGAAGTATGCACCAAATTGGAAAGAGACCAGCACCAAACAAAATCTAACTGATTCAAGTCCTAAAACATGCAGTTTGGACTCTGACAATAGTGAACCATACATAAGTTTTGAAGACTCTGTTTTCCAACAACATAATGAATGCAAGCCGTATATCCAACAAGTTGATGAAACGAACCATTATTTTGTGGGTCATTTGAATACTCTAAATCAAGTTCCATTTACACCATCTTATTCAAACTTTTGGAACCCCAGTGGCGATGATTTCTTTACAAAAGGAAACTGGGACGAGCTCAGGTCAGTGGTTCAGCTAGCTAGTGATCCATCCCAAGTGTACAACTGTAGATGA
- the LOC126696746 gene encoding uncharacterized protein LOC126696746 isoform X2 encodes MASNAVLPRPGDAENSLEKIKRQLASGSGRNLLQGPLLKRSETLRKWNERWVILDPTTGRMEYKIRRNEPTVKGSIIFDANSTITVSPVNFHGLPKYDGCCFYIGTPQKKDYFLCAETPGAARAWVSTLNATQLVLKAHKEAVNSLSGNGSAKLGTVAAVVAAANSTALECSKEIESAMQISLRNALGMVTNRTTDGPMDDVAIMRETLRVKDEELHNLAQDLRARDSTIREIAEKLSETAEAAESAASAAHTMDEQRRIACAEIERVKRDSEKQLESCVAKLKEYEQKVMTLSREKDQLIKQRDSANQEAHMWRSELAKARERVVILEAAVVRAEEKVRVAEADAESRIKEAVQKESAAVKEKQELLAYVNKLQTQLQRHHIDTKQVFEEKTESCSSIDNTLPLTKHVDLSEENVDKACLSVSRAVPVPGESVVHVAADQVNLRPIGDGEWSDIQATEARIADVREVAPEIEGSSLDIPVVSQPVNNHHEQGANSFHQP; translated from the exons ATGGCCTCCAATGCTGTTCTTCCG AGACCTGGTGATGCAGAGAACAGTTTGGAGAAGATCAAACGCCAGTTAGCGTCCGGTTCTGGTAGGAATTTGTTGCAAGGCCCACTTCTCAAGCGATCTGAGACC CTGAGGAAATGGAACGAGCGGTGGGTGATTTTGGACCCAACCACTGGGAGAATGGAGTACAA GATTAGGAGAAATGAACCAACTGTCAAGGGATCCATTATATTTGATGCAAATAGCACCATTACAGTGTCTCCTGTCAACTTCCA TGGACTACCAAAGTATGATGGCTGCTGTTTCT ATATTGGGACCCCACAGAAAAAAGACTACTTCCTTTGTGCAGAGACTCCAGGTGCAGCTAGAGCTTGGGTATCAACCTTGAA CGCAACACAATTGGTTCTGAAGGCCCATAAAGAGGCTGTGAATTCCTTAAGTGGAAATGGTTCTGCAAAATTAGGAACAGTCGCAGCAGTAGTTGCTGCTGCCAATTCAACAGCTCTCGAATGTTCTAAAGAAATTGAATCAGCAATGCAGATTTCTTTAAGAAATGCTCTAGGAATGGTGACAAATAGAACAACTGATGGTCCAATGGATGATGTAGCAATCATGAGG GAGACACTACGAGTTAAGGATGAGGAACTGCACAATTTGGCTCAGGACCTTCGTGCACGGGATTCAACAATAAGAGAAATTGCTGAGAAATTATCTGAGACAGCTGAAGCTGCTGAGTCTGCTGCATCTGCAGCTCATACAATGGATGAACAAAGAAGAATTGCATGTGCAGAAATTGAGCGTGTTAAAAGAGATTCCGAGAAGCAGCTGGAGTCATGTGTGGCAAAG CTAAAAGAGTACGAACAAAAGGTTATGACCTTGAGTAGAGAAAAGGATCAATTGATCAAGCAGAGAGACTCTGCTAATCAGGAGGCTCATATGTGGCGTTCTGAGCTTGCAAAAGCTAGAGAGCGTGTTGTTATATTAGAAGCAGCTGTTGTGAGAGCAGAGGAAAAGGTCAGGGTTGCAGAGGCAGATGCTGAATCTAGAATAAAGGAGGCAGTACAGAAAGAGTCAGCTGCTGTGAAGGAAAAGCAAGAGCTTCTGGCATATGTAAATAAGTTACAAACACAACTCCAAAG aCATCATATTGATACTAAGCAAGTCTTTGAGGAGAAGACCGAGTCTTGCTCAAGTATTGATAACACGCTTCCCCTGACAAAGCATGTAGACTTGTCGGAGGAGAATGTGGATAAAGCATGTCTCAGTGTTTCTAGGGCAGTCCCAGTTCCTGGGGAGAGTGTAGTCCACGTGGCAGCAGATCAGGTCAACCTCCGGCCAATTGGAGATGGTGAATGGAGCGATATTCAGGCAACAGAGGCAAGGATAGCTGATGTAAGAGAAGTTGCTCCTGAGATTGAAGGAAGCAGCTTGGATATTCCTGTTGTTAGCCAACCAGTTAATAACCACCATGAACAAGGAGCAAACTCTTTTCATCAGCCTTGA